In a genomic window of Candidatus Thiothrix sulfatifontis:
- a CDS encoding nucleotidyl transferase AbiEii/AbiGii toxin family protein, whose protein sequence is MIEAMLQRYPITDAESHYQALREVMQEIALAGLYRGGFFQKAAFYGGTALRIFYQLDRFSEDLDFSLLQADANFSLEPYFAAIRKEFHALGIQVEVSAKQKTRQTAVESAFLKSNTAIHLLQIQGEYAQSWSPPRPIKIKFEVDTQPPLGFGTEEKLLMLPFSFYVKCFQIGDLFAGKLHALLYRRWQNRVKGRDWYDFEWYVRHGHRVHLSHFLQRAQQSGQLVGRDSVSVEEVRELLRQRVEQVDFQQAKEDVARFIKHTERLEIWSQGYFQGLVERLG, encoded by the coding sequence ATGATTGAAGCCATGCTCCAACGTTACCCGATCACTGATGCAGAATCACACTATCAGGCGTTGCGCGAAGTCATGCAGGAAATCGCGCTGGCGGGGCTGTATCGCGGTGGTTTCTTCCAGAAAGCGGCCTTTTACGGTGGCACAGCCTTGCGGATTTTCTATCAACTTGACCGCTTTTCGGAAGATCTGGATTTTTCCCTGCTGCAAGCCGACGCGAATTTTTCGCTGGAACCGTATTTTGCCGCCATCCGCAAGGAATTCCATGCGCTGGGGATTCAGGTGGAGGTTTCTGCCAAACAGAAAACCCGGCAGACGGCGGTCGAGTCGGCGTTTCTGAAAAGCAATACGGCTATCCACCTGTTGCAGATTCAGGGGGAATACGCCCAAAGCTGGTCGCCGCCGCGCCCGATCAAGATTAAGTTTGAAGTCGATACCCAGCCGCCGTTGGGGTTCGGCACGGAAGAAAAGTTGCTGATGCTGCCGTTTTCGTTTTACGTGAAATGTTTCCAGATTGGCGACTTGTTCGCGGGCAAACTGCACGCCCTGCTGTACCGGCGGTGGCAAAACCGGGTGAAGGGGCGCGACTGGTATGATTTTGAATGGTATGTGCGGCATGGGCATCGGGTTCACCTGAGCCACTTTTTGCAACGCGCCCAGCAAAGCGGGCAGCTCGTGGGACGGGACAGCGTGAGTGTGGAGGAGGTGCGGGAACTGCTGCGGCAACGGGTTGAGCAGGTCGATTTCCAGCAAGCTAAGGAAGATGTCGCCCGTTTTATCAAGCACACGGAACGGCTGGAAATCTGGTCGCAGGGGTATTTTCAGGGGTTGGTAGAGCGGTTGGGTTAG
- the apaG gene encoding Co2+/Mg2+ efflux protein ApaG yields the protein MDSERYNIQVSVESHFIEKESNPELSRYVFAYTVTMVNQGSIPAKLLTRHWVISDAEGRTQEVRGDGVVGEQPYLQPGEGFRYTSGTILDTPLGVMQGAYQMVADDGEHFDAIIAPFRLVDPRVLH from the coding sequence ATGGATAGCGAGCGTTACAATATTCAAGTGTCGGTGGAGTCTCATTTCATCGAAAAAGAATCTAACCCGGAACTGTCGCGTTACGTGTTTGCGTACACCGTGACGATGGTGAATCAAGGCAGTATTCCTGCCAAATTGTTGACCCGGCACTGGGTGATTTCGGATGCCGAAGGCCGTACTCAAGAAGTGCGCGGTGATGGCGTGGTCGGTGAGCAACCTTACTTGCAACCGGGCGAGGGGTTTCGTTATACCAGTGGCACGATTCTGGATACGCCACTGGGCGTGATGCAGGGTGCTTATCAAATGGTAGCCGATGATGGTGAGCATTTTGATGCGATTATTGCCCCGTTTCGTTTAGTGGATCCGCGCGTTTTGCATTAA
- a CDS encoding toll/interleukin-1 receptor domain-containing protein encodes MAKIFISHSSKDKAEALQIMHWLKSQGFESLFLDSDARHGIAAGSEWEKVLYREIQRSHALICLLSDHWLASQWCGFEFMQARALGKTIFPLRIQPGLQTTVAADLQHLDLTKDRDDALQRLHAQLTELTLTLQQRFDWDKTRPPYPGMLAFEAEDAPVFFGRDHETNQLRERLNQHRTLGNASVLLMLAASGAGKSSLLKAGLLPRLRRDTRHWLLLEALRPEREPLRKLAQVLATANGTPQHAAELYAQLQGEQALPALRDYLEQLRTPNAQWDATVLLSIDQAEELFTTAEPPQTQALFQLLLAAQQAKLPLLTLMAMRSDYLAALQAQVSETGALETSLFALDPLPLERVSDLIRGPAGVVGLTVEDGLVTAATRDAATADALPLLAFALRELYERFGAGGDLTLDEYQRLGSEHLNPLENAVQHKASAAIQPDRLGEAAQQALRDAFIPHLVRVNDAGDYVRQAADWEALPAAAHPLLDKLTNARLLVQRSANGIKRVEVAHEALLRHWQLLNGWLREEHDFLLGKQQLEHSLREWQHLPDTHKDKGLLQGITLERAREWLFANRSGLSADERAYIQHSHQAEEQRQQRLEAMLREANTLINFINFDLRDKLKPIGRLDIMQDIQSRVTAYYRNLGDSVQGDDLERQRAVGFGQQADTLAAQGKLPEAEKLYREASQSFQQRADKDSSNTDWQSDLSVSLEKIGNILKAQDKLDDAKAVFEKSMNIRRTLADNDPSNAEWQRYLSVSLNKIGEILTEQGKLDDAKAVFEKSQTIAQTLADNDPSNTGWQQDLSASLIWIGTILSNQGKLDKSRAVFEKSMNIRRTLADNDPSNAEWQRYLSVSLNKIGEILTEQGKLDDAKAVFEKSQTIAQTLADNDPSNAGWQTDVVILHFKLMGIAQQNGETKVVRTHLEKALAILKPLEEKGLLHGQQQQWIGIIEKTLKELE; translated from the coding sequence GTGGCAAAAATCTTCATCAGTCATTCCAGCAAAGACAAGGCAGAAGCACTCCAGATCATGCATTGGCTGAAAAGCCAAGGCTTTGAATCGCTATTCCTCGACTCCGACGCACGGCATGGCATTGCGGCGGGGAGCGAGTGGGAAAAAGTGCTGTACCGCGAAATCCAGCGTAGCCACGCGCTGATTTGCCTGCTCAGTGATCATTGGCTGGCTTCGCAGTGGTGCGGGTTTGAATTCATGCAGGCGCGTGCCTTGGGCAAAACCATTTTCCCGCTGCGCATCCAGCCCGGCTTGCAAACCACAGTGGCGGCTGACCTCCAGCACCTTGACCTGACAAAAGATCGTGATGATGCGCTGCAACGCCTGCACGCCCAGCTTACCGAACTGACCCTCACGCTTCAGCAACGCTTTGACTGGGACAAAACCCGCCCGCCGTACCCAGGTATGTTGGCGTTTGAGGCGGAAGATGCGCCGGTATTTTTCGGGCGTGACCACGAAACCAACCAGTTGCGCGAACGCCTCAACCAGCACCGTACTTTGGGCAATGCCAGTGTGCTGCTGATGCTGGCGGCTTCCGGTGCGGGCAAATCCTCGTTGCTGAAAGCCGGGTTATTGCCGCGTTTGCGCCGCGACACCCGCCACTGGCTGTTACTGGAAGCCTTGCGCCCGGAACGCGAACCGCTGCGCAAACTGGCGCAAGTGCTGGCAACCGCCAACGGCACACCACAACACGCCGCCGAGCTTTACGCCCAATTGCAGGGTGAACAGGCATTGCCCGCCCTGCGCGATTACCTTGAGCAATTGCGTACCCCCAATGCTCAATGGGATGCCACGGTGTTGCTGAGCATTGACCAAGCCGAAGAGTTGTTCACCACCGCCGAGCCGCCACAAACCCAAGCCCTGTTCCAACTGTTGCTGGCGGCACAACAGGCAAAACTGCCGCTGCTGACCCTGATGGCAATGCGCAGCGATTATCTGGCAGCCTTGCAAGCCCAAGTGAGTGAAACCGGCGCACTGGAAACCAGCCTGTTCGCGCTTGACCCCTTGCCGCTGGAGCGGGTCAGCGATCTGATCCGTGGCCCTGCGGGGGTGGTGGGGCTGACGGTGGAAGACGGTTTGGTGACTGCCGCCACCCGCGATGCGGCTACCGCTGATGCATTGCCGCTGCTGGCGTTTGCCTTGCGCGAACTGTACGAACGTTTTGGCGCGGGCGGCGACCTGACGTTGGACGAATACCAGCGCCTCGGTTCTGAGCACCTCAACCCGCTGGAAAATGCGGTGCAGCACAAAGCCAGTGCCGCCATTCAGCCCGACCGTTTGGGTGAGGCAGCACAGCAAGCCTTGCGTGATGCCTTCATTCCGCATCTGGTACGGGTCAATGACGCGGGCGACTACGTGCGCCAAGCGGCGGATTGGGAAGCCTTGCCTGCCGCTGCTCACCCGCTGCTGGACAAACTCACCAATGCCCGCCTGCTGGTGCAACGCAGTGCCAACGGCATCAAGCGGGTGGAAGTGGCGCACGAAGCCCTGTTGCGCCACTGGCAATTGCTCAACGGCTGGCTGCGCGAAGAACACGACTTCCTGCTCGGCAAGCAACAACTCGAACACAGCCTGCGCGAGTGGCAACACCTGCCCGACACGCACAAAGACAAGGGGCTGTTGCAGGGCATTACGCTGGAACGGGCGCGGGAATGGCTGTTTGCCAACCGCTCCGGCTTGAGTGCAGACGAACGCGCCTACATCCAGCACAGCCACCAAGCCGAAGAGCAGCGGCAACAACGTTTGGAGGCGATGTTGCGGGAAGCCAACACCCTGATCAACTTCATCAACTTCGACCTGCGCGACAAGCTCAAACCCATCGGGCGGCTCGACATCATGCAGGACATCCAGTCACGGGTAACGGCTTATTACCGCAACCTCGGCGATAGCGTCCAAGGCGACGATTTGGAACGACAACGCGCCGTTGGTTTTGGTCAACAAGCCGACACACTGGCAGCCCAAGGCAAGCTACCGGAAGCCGAAAAGCTGTACCGCGAAGCCAGCCAATCCTTCCAGCAACGTGCCGACAAAGATTCCAGCAATACCGACTGGCAAAGCGACCTCTCCGTCAGCTTGGAAAAGATCGGCAACATCCTCAAAGCGCAGGACAAGCTCGACGACGCCAAAGCCGTGTTTGAGAAAAGCATGAACATCCGCCGAACGCTCGCGGACAACGACCCCAGCAATGCTGAATGGCAACGCTATCTCTCCGTCAGTCTTAACAAGATCGGCGAAATCCTCACAGAGCAGGGCAAGCTCGACGACGCCAAAGCCGTGTTTGAAAAAAGCCAGACCATTGCCCAAACGCTGGCGGACAACGACCCCAGCAATACCGGATGGCAGCAAGATCTTTCAGCAAGTCTTATCTGGATTGGAACTATTCTTTCAAATCAAGGAAAACTTGATAAATCTAGGGCCGTGTTTGAGAAAAGCATGAACATCCGCCGAACGCTCGCGGACAACGACCCCAGCAATGCTGAATGGCAACGCTATCTCTCCGTCAGTCTTAACAAGATCGGCGAAATCCTCACAGAGCAGGGCAAGCTCGACGACGCCAAAGCCGTGTTTGAAAAAAGCCAGACCATTGCCCAAACGCTGGCGGACAACGACCCCAGCAATGCCGGATGGCAAACCGATGTGGTGATTTTACATTTCAAATTGATGGGTATTGCACAACAAAATGGTGAAACCAAAGTAGTCCGCACACACCTTGAGAAGGCATTGGCAATCCTGAAACCATTGGAGGAAAAAGGCTTGCTGCACGGGCAGCAGCAACAGTGGATTGGGATTATTGAGAAAACGTTGAAGGAACTGGAGTGA
- a CDS encoding branched-chain amino acid transaminase translates to MSMSDRDGLIWLDGEMVPWREAKTHVLTHTLHYGMGVFEGVRAYKTDQGTAIFRLQDHTNRLFNSAKIMRMAMPYSKEQLNAAQCASVRDNNLDSAYIRPMCFYGSEGMGLRADNLETHAMVAAWTWGSYLGAENMEKGIRIKTSSFNRHHVNVTMCKAKANGNYMNSMLALREALDDGYDEALLLDVDGFVSEGSAENFFLIKEGVLYTPELTAALDGITRKTVITLARDLGYEVREKRISRDEVYMADEAFFTGTAAEVTPIRELDRRAIGSGSRGPITEQLQSLYLDIVHGRSEKYRDWLTFV, encoded by the coding sequence ATGTCGATGTCTGACCGCGATGGCCTGATCTGGCTGGACGGCGAAATGGTGCCTTGGCGCGAAGCCAAAACCCACGTCTTAACCCATACCCTGCATTATGGCATGGGTGTTTTTGAAGGTGTGCGGGCGTATAAGACTGACCAAGGCACGGCGATTTTCCGCTTGCAAGATCACACTAACCGCCTGTTTAATTCTGCCAAAATCATGCGAATGGCGATGCCTTACAGCAAAGAGCAGCTCAATGCAGCGCAATGCGCGTCCGTGCGTGATAATAATCTGGATTCCGCTTACATCCGCCCGATGTGTTTTTACGGGTCGGAAGGCATGGGTCTGCGTGCCGACAATCTGGAAACCCACGCAATGGTCGCCGCGTGGACATGGGGTTCTTACCTCGGCGCGGAAAACATGGAAAAAGGGATTCGCATCAAGACCTCTTCCTTCAACCGCCACCACGTCAATGTCACCATGTGCAAGGCGAAAGCCAACGGCAATTACATGAATTCCATGCTGGCGTTGCGTGAAGCGTTAGACGACGGTTATGACGAAGCCTTGTTGCTGGACGTGGACGGTTTTGTGTCTGAAGGCAGCGCGGAAAACTTCTTTTTGATCAAAGAAGGTGTCCTGTACACCCCTGAACTGACGGCGGCACTGGATGGGATTACCCGTAAAACCGTGATCACACTGGCGCGTGATTTGGGCTATGAAGTCCGCGAAAAGCGCATTAGCCGTGACGAAGTGTACATGGCAGATGAAGCATTCTTCACCGGCACAGCGGCGGAAGTGACCCCGATTCGTGAATTGGATCGTCGCGCCATTGGTTCAGGCTCACGCGGCCCGATTACGGAACAATTGCAATCCCTGTATTTGGATATTGTGCATGGGCGCTCCGAAAAATACCGCGATTGGCTGACCTTTGTTTAA
- a CDS encoding DUF294 nucleotidyltransferase-like domain-containing protein → MLHAHLTEFACPALTVAGSDTIRTVAARMTQAASRAALVLDASGKLQGVVTDMDLRTRVLAAELEPTTPVGDIMTSQPLVVDASETASAALLLMARRNIRHILVRLADGSFGIVSAFDLLRQYDYNAAWLIGDIHVAADVATLSRLSQHLPPALVRMVQNGTPACDSAHSLSLVGQEIVHRLLTLAENRFGAPPIPYAFIVAGSMGRHEQTIHTDQDNAMILDDSFVAELHDSYFQQVAHFVSDGLAARGYVYCPGNIMASNPQWRQPLHVWREYFRQWIDTPEPQALVNATIFFDLRCTYGDDSLWLRLRDDLLGRSRNSSLFQHLLAENAQTFQPPLNFWGGFASERNAAGEKVIDLKKRGVVPVIDLARVYALAHGLPPVNTVERLQALAETGALNRDDVGELLEALEVISRLRLQHQSRQVQAEVKPDNALPLASLSALERNHLKGACEVVARLQQGMFRAYRSGA, encoded by the coding sequence GTGTTACATGCCCACCTGACGGAATTTGCTTGCCCTGCGCTGACGGTGGCAGGCAGTGACACGATTCGCACGGTGGCTGCCCGCATGACGCAGGCGGCAAGCCGTGCTGCGCTGGTGTTGGACGCATCTGGTAAGCTGCAAGGCGTGGTCACGGATATGGATTTGCGCACACGGGTGTTGGCTGCCGAGCTTGAGCCGACAACGCCAGTGGGCGACATTATGACTAGCCAACCGCTGGTGGTTGATGCTTCTGAAACCGCATCCGCCGCGCTGCTGCTGATGGCACGGCGCAATATTCGCCATATTCTGGTGCGGCTGGCGGATGGCAGTTTTGGTATTGTGTCGGCGTTCGATCTGTTGCGGCAATACGATTACAACGCCGCTTGGCTGATTGGCGACATCCACGTCGCGGCGGATGTGGCAACCCTGTCACGCCTCAGTCAACATTTGCCGCCTGCCTTGGTGCGCATGGTGCAAAACGGTACGCCTGCCTGCGATAGTGCGCATTCCCTCAGTCTGGTCGGTCAGGAAATTGTGCATCGCCTGCTGACACTCGCGGAAAACCGTTTTGGCGCACCGCCCATTCCCTACGCTTTCATCGTTGCTGGTTCGATGGGGCGGCATGAGCAAACCATTCACACCGATCAAGATAACGCGATGATTCTGGATGACAGTTTCGTGGCGGAACTGCACGACAGCTATTTCCAGCAAGTGGCGCACTTTGTCAGCGACGGGCTGGCGGCGCGTGGGTATGTGTATTGCCCCGGCAATATCATGGCAAGCAATCCGCAATGGCGGCAACCGCTGCACGTGTGGCGCGAGTATTTCCGCCAGTGGATTGATACGCCGGAACCGCAGGCGCTGGTGAATGCCACTATATTTTTCGACCTGCGCTGCACTTATGGCGATGACAGCTTGTGGCTGCGGTTGCGTGATGACTTGCTGGGGCGTAGCCGCAATAGCAGTCTATTCCAACATTTGCTGGCAGAAAACGCGCAAACTTTTCAGCCTCCGCTAAACTTTTGGGGTGGCTTTGCCAGTGAACGCAATGCAGCGGGCGAGAAAGTCATCGACTTGAAAAAACGTGGCGTTGTGCCGGTAATTGATTTGGCACGGGTGTACGCATTGGCGCACGGTTTGCCTCCGGTGAATACGGTGGAACGTTTGCAAGCCTTGGCGGAGACGGGGGCGTTGAACCGTGATGACGTGGGGGAATTGTTGGAAGCGTTGGAAGTGATTAGCCGCTTGCGTTTGCAGCATCAGTCACGGCAGGTACAGGCGGAGGTGAAGCCGGATAATGCGTTGCCGCTGGCGAGTTTGTCGGCGTTGGAGCGTAATCATTTGAAGGGGGCTTGTGAGGTGGTGGCGCGGTTGCAGCAGGGGATGTTTCGGGCGTATCGGAGTGGAGCATGA
- the waaF gene encoding lipopolysaccharide heptosyltransferase II: protein MAFSPQRCLIVGPSWVGDTVMAQSLFMALKHRFPDLQIDVLAPAWSKPILAAMPEVRAAIEMPLQHGELALGKRYQLGKRLRANAYDWAIVLPRSLKAALVPFWANIPVRTGFKGEMRYGLLNDIRPMDKTVLTMTVQRFVALGLAKDAPLPPKIQPPHLTPTRSLSVVEGSLLALCPGAEYGAAKRWPADYYAEVAQHYIAQGGQVILLGSAKDAPVTAQIAAAVNSPVCQDLAGKTSLQEVLGLLAQADQVVSNDSGLMHVAAALGTPVIAVYGSSDPTYTPPLSDKAQILYLGLPCSPCFKRECPLGHLDCLKKITPQQVISLL, encoded by the coding sequence ATGGCGTTTTCCCCCCAACGTTGCCTGATCGTCGGCCCTTCGTGGGTCGGCGATACGGTGATGGCACAAAGCCTGTTTATGGCGCTGAAACACCGTTTCCCCGATTTGCAAATTGATGTGCTTGCACCTGCGTGGAGCAAGCCGATTTTGGCGGCAATGCCCGAAGTCCGCGCTGCCATTGAAATGCCGTTGCAGCATGGCGAATTGGCATTGGGTAAGCGTTACCAATTGGGCAAACGTTTGCGGGCGAATGCGTATGATTGGGCGATTGTGTTGCCGCGTTCGCTGAAAGCCGCGCTCGTGCCGTTTTGGGCAAACATTCCGGTACGCACGGGGTTTAAGGGCGAAATGCGCTACGGCTTGCTGAATGATATTCGCCCTATGGATAAAACCGTGTTGACGATGACGGTGCAACGGTTTGTGGCGTTGGGGTTGGCGAAGGATGCCCCGTTACCACCAAAGATTCAGCCGCCACACCTCACTCCCACCCGCTCCCTGAGCGTAGTCGAAGGGTCGCTTCTAGCCCTCTGCCCCGGTGCAGAATACGGTGCTGCCAAACGCTGGCCTGCCGACTATTACGCCGAAGTCGCCCAGCACTACATCGCCCAAGGCGGTCAAGTGATCCTACTCGGCTCTGCCAAAGATGCCCCCGTCACCGCGCAAATCGCCGCCGCTGTAAATTCCCCCGTCTGCCAAGACCTTGCTGGCAAAACCAGCCTACAGGAAGTGCTGGGTTTACTCGCACAAGCTGATCAGGTGGTCAGCAATGATTCTGGCTTGATGCACGTTGCTGCCGCACTCGGCACACCCGTGATTGCCGTGTATGGCTCTTCCGACCCGACTTATACCCCGCCGTTGAGTGACAAAGCGCAAATCCTCTACCTTGGCTTGCCGTGCAGCCCATGCTTCAAACGCGAATGCCCGCTGGGGCATCTGGATTGCCTGAAAAAGATTACCCCGCAACAGGTCATTTCCTTGCTATAA
- the proB gene encoding glutamate 5-kinase, producing MQTTRTEFMPKTQRWVVKIGSALLTRDGEGLDREALADWAGQMARLHQSGVEIVLVSSGAVAEGMSRMGWKTKPKALFEKQAAAAIGQMSLIHAYEMVFQQHGFHAAQVLLTHDDLANRRRYLNARSTLTTLIELKVIPVINENDTVAFEEIRLGDNDTLGAMVANLVEADVLVILTDQSGLFDKDPRKFADAQMIVEGRANNPDYVEFAGGAGTLIGSGGMRTKVIAAQRAARSGCATVIASGREPLVLERLRTGELLGTLLLPDAAPIAARKQWIAGQLAAKGTLWLDAGAAEAVLKTGKSLLPIGVTRVEGVFDRGEVVSCVTDDGRLIAKGLVNYSSEEANRIKRQPSKSIEQVLGYVDALELIHRDNLVLL from the coding sequence ATGCAGACCACACGAACTGAATTCATGCCCAAGACCCAGCGTTGGGTCGTTAAAATTGGCAGTGCCTTGCTGACTCGCGATGGCGAAGGCTTGGATCGTGAAGCCTTGGCGGATTGGGCGGGGCAAATGGCTCGCCTGCATCAGTCCGGTGTGGAAATCGTGTTGGTGTCTTCCGGCGCAGTCGCCGAAGGCATGAGCCGCATGGGTTGGAAAACCAAGCCCAAAGCCTTGTTTGAAAAGCAGGCGGCGGCAGCGATTGGGCAAATGAGCCTGATTCATGCTTATGAGATGGTGTTCCAGCAACACGGTTTTCATGCCGCGCAAGTGTTGCTCACCCATGACGATTTGGCGAATCGTCGCCGTTACCTCAATGCGCGTAGCACCTTAACCACCTTGATTGAACTCAAAGTCATTCCGGTGATCAATGAGAATGATACGGTGGCGTTTGAGGAAATTCGCTTGGGTGACAACGATACGCTGGGTGCGATGGTGGCGAATCTGGTCGAAGCGGATGTGTTGGTGATTCTCACCGACCAGTCCGGCTTGTTTGACAAAGACCCGCGCAAGTTTGCGGATGCGCAGATGATTGTTGAGGGTCGCGCTAACAATCCCGATTACGTGGAATTTGCGGGCGGGGCGGGCACGTTGATCGGCAGCGGCGGAATGCGTACCAAGGTAATCGCTGCGCAACGGGCGGCGCGTTCGGGCTGTGCCACCGTGATTGCTTCCGGGCGTGAACCGCTGGTGTTGGAGCGGCTGCGCACGGGTGAGTTGTTAGGCACGCTGTTATTGCCGGATGCTGCACCGATTGCAGCGCGTAAGCAGTGGATTGCGGGGCAATTGGCAGCCAAAGGCACGTTGTGGCTTGACGCTGGCGCGGCAGAAGCGGTTCTCAAAACGGGAAAAAGCTTATTGCCCATCGGAGTAACACGGGTGGAAGGCGTGTTTGATCGGGGTGAGGTGGTGAGTTGTGTCACTGATGACGGGCGCTTGATTGCCAAGGGATTGGTGAATTATTCGAGTGAAGAGGCAAACCGCATTAAACGTCAGCCAAGCAAATCCATTGAGCAAGTACTAGGCTATGTGGATGCGTTGGAGCTGATCCACCGTGATAATTTGGTCTTATTATAG
- a CDS encoding DUF294 nucleotidyltransferase-like domain-containing protein — translation MDVEQLAIRDYLAKCPPLTELPAVELDALARAVQIQRIPQGTDVLSIGAENTVAFLIRAGAVDVLLESGDWYGRFGDGDWVGYRSVMRGGKVSMTVRAIEDTLLYAVPGELFLSLLERFERVRHYFAERKPERLRNALQEIRGSDGLALVAMHVRDLMKLPMLVGKSDSIQQVAQQMNEFDTQTVMVTGEDGSLCGIVTDVDFRKRVVAEDRSVNAPIADIMTLNPLTLTPRDQASEALLLMSRRNIRHLPVVDNGDVVGVVSASDLLRTQSNSAVYLVGDIFAAKDVARLAELSKNLPQMLVSLVKQSLPANDIGQSVTAVGQAIARRLLVMAEEKFGAPPVPYAFIVAGSMARREQTAHSDQDNGMIVSDDYNEAQHGEYFRQIAKVVSDGLDACGYIYCPGNVMATNDQWRQPLSVWRGYFETWINKPEPMALMYASIFFDLRCLHGDASLLTRLQEEVLRKTKASTLFQAFMAGNALSHKPPIGFFRGFVLDKDSKDSSAEKGMDMKKRGVVPVIDMARLYALAAGLTPINTWERLEAIAEAGTITRSTVEDVRDAFEFISMVRLQHQAKQIENGHKPNNHMPPEELSALERRHLKDAFEVISTMQDSMATRYQADKFR, via the coding sequence ATGGACGTTGAACAGCTTGCAATCCGTGATTATTTGGCGAAATGCCCCCCATTAACTGAGCTTCCCGCCGTTGAGTTGGATGCGTTGGCGCGTGCCGTGCAAATCCAGCGTATCCCGCAAGGAACGGATGTGTTGAGCATTGGCGCAGAAAATACCGTCGCGTTTCTAATCCGCGCTGGGGCGGTGGATGTCTTGCTGGAAAGCGGTGATTGGTACGGGCGTTTCGGCGATGGCGATTGGGTCGGCTACCGTTCGGTGATGCGTGGCGGCAAGGTCAGCATGACGGTGCGAGCGATCGAAGACACCTTGCTGTATGCCGTGCCGGGTGAGCTGTTTTTGTCCTTACTGGAACGCTTTGAGCGGGTACGTCACTATTTCGCCGAGCGCAAGCCGGAACGTTTACGCAATGCACTTCAGGAAATCCGTGGCAGTGACGGCTTGGCGTTAGTTGCCATGCATGTGCGTGATTTGATGAAGCTGCCGATGTTGGTGGGCAAGAGCGATAGCATCCAGCAAGTTGCGCAACAGATGAACGAATTCGATACCCAAACCGTGATGGTAACGGGCGAAGACGGCAGCTTGTGCGGCATTGTCACTGATGTGGATTTCCGCAAGCGTGTGGTGGCTGAAGACCGCAGCGTGAATGCGCCAATTGCTGACATTATGACTCTTAACCCACTCACATTAACACCACGCGATCAAGCCTCCGAAGCCTTGTTGCTGATGTCACGGCGTAATATTCGCCACTTGCCGGTGGTGGATAATGGCGATGTAGTCGGCGTCGTCTCTGCCAGCGATTTATTGCGCACCCAAAGCAATAGCGCCGTGTATTTGGTCGGGGATATTTTCGCTGCCAAAGACGTGGCACGCTTGGCAGAACTCAGCAAAAACTTGCCGCAAATGTTAGTGAGCTTGGTGAAACAAAGCCTGCCTGCCAACGATATTGGGCAGTCCGTCACCGCTGTTGGGCAAGCGATTGCGCGGCGTTTATTGGTGATGGCAGAAGAAAAATTCGGCGCACCACCCGTGCCGTATGCCTTCATTGTGGCGGGTTCGATGGCGCGGCGTGAACAAACCGCGCATTCTGACCAAGATAACGGCATGATTGTGTCGGATGACTACAACGAAGCGCAACACGGCGAGTATTTCCGGCAGATAGCGAAAGTCGTGAGCGACGGGTTGGATGCGTGCGGTTACATTTATTGCCCCGGCAATGTGATGGCGACCAATGACCAGTGGCGGCAACCGTTGTCGGTGTGGCGTGGCTATTTTGAGACGTGGATCAATAAGCCCGAACCGATGGCGTTGATGTATGCCAGCATTTTCTTCGACCTGCGCTGCTTGCATGGGGATGCCAGTTTGCTAACCCGTTTGCAGGAAGAGGTTCTGAGAAAAACCAAAGCCAGCACCCTGTTCCAAGCGTTTATGGCGGGCAATGCCTTGAGCCACAAACCGCCGATTGGTTTCTTCCGTGGCTTCGTGCTCGATAAAGACAGCAAAGACAGCAGCGCCGAAAAAGGGATGGACATGAAGAAGCGCGGGGTTGTACCAGTTATCGACATGGCGCGGCTGTATGCGTTGGCGGCAGGGCTTACGCCGATCAATACGTGGGAACGGTTGGAGGCAATTGCGGAAGCGGGGACGATCACCCGTTCTACCGTGGAAGATGTGCGCGATGCGTTCGAGTTCATCAGCATGGTACGCTTGCAGCATCAAGCCAAGCAAATCGAAAACGGACACAAACCCAATAACCACATGCCGCCCGAAGAGCTGTCAGCACTGGAACGTCGCCATTTGAAAGATGCGTTTGAGGTGATTTCGACCATGCAAGACAGCATGGCAACCCGCTATCAGGCGGATAAGTTTAGATAA
- a CDS encoding zinc-finger domain-containing protein, giving the protein MSAPSIADYQRLNDTREVVVKRQDLPLSCPTDVTALWCSHPRASLAIENSPDKTARCPYCGTLYRLID; this is encoded by the coding sequence ATGTCTGCACCGAGTATTGCTGATTACCAACGTTTGAATGACACCCGCGAAGTGGTGGTGAAACGTCAAGATTTACCCTTGAGTTGCCCCACCGATGTCACTGCGTTGTGGTGTTCGCACCCGCGTGCATCGTTAGCGATTGAGAATAGCCCCGATAAAACGGCTCGTTGCCCATACTGCGGTACGCTTTACCGTTTGATCGACTAA